One Nicotiana tomentosiformis chromosome 1, ASM39032v3, whole genome shotgun sequence genomic window, tatctatactattaaaagcacgaaagtccttatcgaaatatcgttcgctttttttaccctttaaaaactTATTTCATATTGGACAAAAttgtaattttaattatttttctaatatttaggacttcaaaatcaaataaaaatttagttattaaatttttttcttatttaaactaTATAAGAAATCCTTATATTTAGAACTTTAAATGAATAGTATTATTTTCCATATTTAAATTTTGTAGAAGTTGTAAAAATGTGTACGGCGGCAAATGTAGTACCAAACAAACTTTTATCATGGACAGATAGTTTATACATAAAATAGTGGCTAATACTTTAAAAAGttatcattttttttcttcaaaatcaactaaAAAATTGTTATCTAATCATTGTTTTGATCCATGTAaacaaatttaaacaaaaattaacatCAATTAATATTTTAATTGTGTAATATAAATCATTTATTTATTTAGAAAAAATGTAACATAACTATAATGTGTTAATTTTATACGTAAAATAATGGTTAATACTTTAGAAAGTTATcccctttttaattaattaaattaaaaattaaattattctttatttgaactatataaaaaATCTTACTATAGAACTTTAAATCATTATATATTTTAATTACataatataaattattatttatttagacAATGTAACCTAAATGTAATTCTTTATATGTTACCTTTGAACTATATATATGAACCATAATACATTTGCATATCAAATTAGGGCTACTTTCCAACCAAATAATATTTtctatataatatttaaaaattacattCAATAATTAGAAGAAACAACTACatttaaaaatatatactaaaAGATAGGGAGAAAGAGAGATCAATAAAGTAATTGGCAAGAGTCAATAATACTAATTATTCTGCAAGAACAAAGATTAAAAAGTGAAATATTATCAAACAAGATTTTTTTATCCCTTTGAGCATACAATTCATAgtgaataaaattataattatagtTAAATACTTAAATGATGAGATGAGCTTTAAGAATTTGAATCAATAAATAATGAattatttatgttactattgaGAATAAATAATTTACTCTCTGAAATATATAACTAATTAGCAAAAGAATCATATTCAATTCCTTTTTTTTCCAAATTTATCAtatgataaaaataatttttcatgTTGATAAACTCATAATTAGGGTACATAAGTTTATTTTCATTGAAAAGGGCATGGGTAGTAAGCAATTAGAAAATAAAGCAAAACCAATTATAATATAGCATTAAGAGTCAAGTTAGTAAAATACAATCTTGAAATAGTAAAAGATAAGATATATTGTATTTGAGTTGTCATAAATTAATTTTTCTCTTTTCACATTTGTACCAACAAATGACTTGTCCCTACATTTtttcatatattaattatttattataaaatattaactaaATGTTAGTCATTTTAGACTTTAAATTGTCATTATCAAATTTTATGGGCTATAAGCTAAACTCCACATTCCCAAATTTCAAAAAGATCAAaagattaatttttttatttgtattatttgttaaATCTTTAAAGAATAGTGGTAAAAGTATTTTTGTATTGTTTATTTTTAGTATTAGGTCATTAAAATATCTACAATTTTCTTAAATATTCCCTGAAAAATCCTCAAAATCAGAATACGGCAATTGTGAAATTTTGTGGGACATGATTACTTTCTTTACCGGGATAGGTTAATGGGGTCAACATTCATCCTTTTtagaaatttataattttttgttaattttaatttataactCAAACACATTATTTGATAATATCAAtgtgattttttaaaattatatactcATTAGTATGGGTACCCTAAAACTAGTTAATGTAAAGATCCGAAAATATTTTACCACAGCATAATCCCAAAAGTTAAATATCAATAACGAGCTTGGTACTTAATTCAACAGCATTAGTATGTGTCATTGAAGTGTATTTGTATTGTTTTTGTGACTCTTTACAATattgtttttagttttttttaacttttttttttacaCATGAAAAATTTACTTTTATACGTaagatatctttttttttttttacacataaTAGATCTAAAAagatcatttttttaaatttaaaattgtaaAGGGGCATGATGCACAAATAACATTGTATATTTGTCGTGCAGCATCCGTTATTTTCTTTTGCATGGATTAAAATGAAAATATGAGCAGTAATATACAATCATTTGTGTATTATTTTTATGCTCAAAGATAGTGGAAATTTGCCTATATTTTAAGAATGTTACTCCTCGTTTGAAAAAAGTTGCCTTAGTTGATTCTCAcggttaaattttttattttctaagcTAGTTGTGTAAtaagtaatttaatttatttttctaagTTAAAGCTTATACAACACTTAGTGAGTTTAACGTAATGGTCAATTATATCATACTACATGTTAAATAAATATTCTTTTGGAAAATCTATGGAGCCTCATTGAAATGATACTTAGCAAGTAAGTAATGATACTTTATTCTCCACTTCTCGTTATGTGAATTAAATCTTTGAAACGTCACAAACTCTAATAAAGTTTGAGACATAAGGTTCATTTTCTTTCTCTTAAGTCTTATCAACATAAAAAGCACACAGTAGGGAAAAAGAACGACACAATGGGCTTTTTGAAAGTACTCATAATTAGATCACATactaaaaaaatacaaaaatgtatTTAAAGTAAAATCTTTCTTTTCTAGCTTAATATCCAACATGTTAAAAATCAATAAGACTACTAATATAGGAGTAAATGTATTTGGACTTTGTAGGTATTAAAGTTGATATTTATGATCTACCAATACGTAGTCGAGTAATTCTTATGCAAGCTTAATGCCCCGAATAATTGACTAAATTATCTACATCCAAAAAAAGAGAAAGTAAATTATTGGCAAATAGTCTTACCTAGAAAATAGAAAGTAACTTTATTTGGCCATAAATAATAGTATTTGTTTTTTGTGAAGAATGAAATTCACTATTACTTGAAATACTAATAAAATGTCTAAAAATTCATTTTAagattattttttgtaaaataatataTTGTGCAAAACGGCTAATTCAAGCTCACATGTAAGTAAGTAGTAAAACACAATTAGAGAAGGATTGGAATTAGACAGAGTGTCATTGTCCATTAGCTGTCTCGTCAGGGTCATCAACTAGTGTAGTAGTACAACTTTTTTCTAGTATTATATTATTTCTTCTGCATTACTACACTGTTTTTTTTTGAGTTCGGTACTagtaatataaaaatattattttatacaaTCAAAAAGCCCAAAATACAGCACCATTACAGCTTCATATCCATTATTGCCACTAGATTTTCTATCTCACTTTCCTCCTCCCTTCTCAATCCACACACAATTCTTGAACTAAAGTCGAGTCCTTAACTGAATAAAAACAGTCGATCAAGACTAACCCAGTTCAGCATTTTCTGAATCTTATAAAAAAAGATCCAAAATTTGCATGTTTTAAGTTTGTGGGTGTCTTGTTTCAGCTCTATATTGAGTACCCAAAATAAGTATGTACGGTAGGGATCCATGGGGCGGGCCACTGGAAATCCACGCCACGGATTCAGCCACAGACGATGACAGGAGCAGGAACTTGGGGGATTTTGATAGGGCGGCACTGTCAAGAAATCTGGACGAGACACAGCAAAGCTGGCTGTTGGGTCCAACGgagcaaaagaagaagaagtatgTGGATCTTGGTTGTATTATTGTGAGTCGGAAGATTTTCAAGTGGACCGTGGGCTGTATTCTTGCCGCTGCGCTTTTAGCTGGATTCATTACTATGATTGTTAAGCTTGCACCTAGACACAAACACCACAATCCCCCACCCGATAATTATACTGTCGCTCTCCATAAAGCCCTCATGTTCTTCAATGCCCAGAAATGTGAGTCATCTGTTTTATATTTATTGTTTCCTTAAATTCTTCAATCTGTGTGCTTAAAAATGTCATTTTTACTTGACCATCTCATTGCATATTAGATCTTATTGCCTGGATTTGGCTTTTGATTGATTAATAGGGGGAAATGGTATGATTTTGAGGCATGCCTTAGTCCTCTGAAATAATCTTCTTGTTTTGGTTGCTTTAATTTGTAAATATTTGTTACTGAGTTATTTTCCCCAAATTTTGGGTATATTAAGATGATCATGGTCAttttttggaaggaaaaaaaatcTTTACACTTATTTTTATATGTGGTACGTGGAATGGCTATGTTCCCTTTGACTTAAGATTGGAAGATTACTGTATCACAGCTGCTGTATTTGAGATGCAAGTATATGATATTGCCTTTAATGATGCAAACATTAGACTCTTATGTATTTTAGTGGTTCATTTTTTTAATCTAGTGTTTGAATGCTATCTGTTGCTCTTTTTTTGGGTGGTTATAGCTCAACCCTTTGCTAATCTTTTATTGGTATTTACAGCTGGAAAATTGCCGAAGCACAACAATGTGTCATGGAGGGGGAATTCATGTTTGCAAGATGGCAAGTCAGATGATTCAACTATGTTCAAAAACTTGGTTGGGGGATACTATGATGCAGGAGATGCAATCAAGTTTAATTTCCCTCAGTCGTTTGCTCTCACCATGTTAAGTTGGAGTGTGATCGAGTATAGTGCAAAATATGAAGCTGCTGGTGAGCTCACTCATGTTAAAGATATTATTAAGTGGGGTACTGATTATCTCCTGAAGACCTTCAATTCCTCTGCTGATACCATAGACCGCATTGCTGCACAGGTAACTATCATTTATTTTGCATTGTGGAAATGTGTAGGTTGCAATTTTTCTCAACTAGAGAGTTATAGTTTGTTCTATCATCAGTAATTAGCATTCAACTGGAACAAGTTATCATCGCCTTGTTCGTTTGAGTCAGGAATCATGATTATTACTGTTATACTTCTCACACTTCTGACAACTGTAATCTCTTGGCTGTTTTTTTAACTTTCACCAAGTCTCATTCTGGTTGCTTCTTGTAAATCAGCATCAATGACTGCCTGTGATTTTATTTTCAGTGTTTGAGATCAAAACTGAACTTACTTGGACTGCTTGATCTCATTGGACGAATTCTGTTATATTTATATAGGTTGGAAAAGGGGATACTTCCGGTGGGAGTACTGATCCCAATGATCACTATTGTTGGGTGCGTCCAGAAGATATTGATTACGATCGGCCTGTGACAGAATGTCATGGCTGCTCGGACCTTGCTGCAGAGATGGCTGCTGCTCTGGCTTCTGCCTCCATTGTTTTTAAGGACAATAAGGCTTACTCACAAAAACTTGCACATGGTGCTAAAACTCTCTTCAAATTTTCTAGAGACCAGCGTGGTAGATACAGTGTCGGCAATGAAGCTGAAACCTTCTACAATTCTACCGGTTACTGGGATGAGTTTATATGGGGTGCAGCTTGGCTGTACTATGCTACTGGAAATTCTTCATATCTTCAGCTTGCTACCACTCCTGGTCTCGCCAAACATGCTGGTGCTTTTTGGGGAGGCCCTGATTATGGTGTGCTCAGCTGGGATAACAAGCTCACTGGAGCTCAAGTAAGTCAACATCGCCTCCTCTATTCTTTAATTATCTTTAATATTCTTTTCCAGTTATTGTTCTTGAGATTTGTAAACTAGGAGGTTTTATTTCTTAGAGGGTTCAATATTTTGCTGAAATGCTGCTTTTCATTTTCTCTTCAGGTCCTACTGAGCCGCATGAGACTGTTTTTGAGTCCCGGATATCCTTATGAAGAAATTTTAAAGACATTTCACAACCAGACGAGCATAATCATGTGCTCCTACTTGCCAATCTTCACTTCTTTTAACCGTACAAAAGGTAACCATGCTTTATCCGTTTTGCATGTAACCATGTAAAGTTGTGTAATTTGAAGTTCTTATTTCGAAATCTGAAACAAATCTTTTGGGCAATTCCAGGAGGGCTAATCCAGTTAAACCATGGAAGGCCTCAGCCTCTTCAGTATGTAGTCAATGCAGCTTTCCTGGCTACCTTGTTTAGTGACTACCTTGAAGCTGCCGACACTCCTGGATGGTATTGTGGACCCAATTTCTACTCCACTGATGTCCTGCGTCGATTCGCTGAGACCCAGGTAAATGAAACTCTGCTAATTTTAAGTTAACTCCTTTCTTACTCTCGGGTTTCTCTTCTACTCTATCTTGTCAATGGTTATGGTACATGCTATTTCCATAATCAACTTGATTTCTCACTGCACCATGTGCTGAGGATGAGTGGGCTACATTGGCCTCATATATGGTGTAGGGACAAATAATGAACGATAATTAACTGCTAGAGTGTGTAGATAATGAGAGACACGGTATAAGCAAGTTCTGTTCTAAGGTGTAAACCATTTCTGGGTTTAACTTGGTTGTTTCTTTGACTTTGTAGATTGACTACATCCTTGGCAAGAACCCCAGGAAAATGAGTTATGTTGTTGGCTTTGGCAATCACTACCCTAAGCGTGTTCACCACAGAGGGGCATCAATTCCTAAAAACAAGGTCAAGTATAACTGTAAAGGAGGATGGAAATGGAGGGATTCATCCAAGGCTAATCCGAATATCATTGTTGGAGCTATGGTTGCTGGACCAGACAAGCATGACGGTTTCCACGATGTACGTAGTAATTACAATTATACAGAGCCTACTCTTGCTGGAAATGCTGGTTTAGTTGCAGCTCTCGTGGCTCTATCTGGAGATAGAGACGTCGGAGTTGATAAGAACACAATATTCTCTGCAGTACCACCGATGTTCCCAACTCCACCTCCCCCACCAGCTCCTTGGAAACCATAATTCTTTTGATCTTTAAACATGTCAGTACCCGTCTTGTGTGAGTATAGGTTCCTTATTTTTGATACTGTGATTGATATTGGAGTCTGACCCCATGAATTTTGAAGTTAGATGGAAACAGGAATGTGCACCTTGAGCATATAAGCTTGGGCATGAATAGGACCAGCAACTGAATCTCTTGAAGAAATGCCCAATGGCATGTCTGTTTACTTGGAATGTATCAATATACAGTATGTATGTATGTGACCAAACTAATAACGTATTCTTTGAACACtagaatctctctctctctctctctccctctctccctctctctctctctccctccctcGCTCTCTCCCTCTCCCTCCCTCCCTATTGTAACTTTTATTCTGATCACTTGCTGATTCTCATTACCTATTCTCCACTTTACATTTtggaactcttttttttttttgacatgtaggcaaaatattttattaaatttaactTACTAAACACTAACATGTTGCTGAACATGTCTAAAAGATCAGCCCGAACTACAAAGCTTCTATATCTTGTAAAGATCTAACGAAATCTAAAATATTTTCCTCTTCGTGTACAGCTAACAGATCACCATAAAGCTAAGCTGCATAAACGTCTATAATTCAGCATATTGATAAGAAGAATCATTCCATATACAATCTTCCAATGGCATGAGGGAAAAATATTTGTAGCTAAAATCAGGTTTATAGCATCTTCCAACTTCCCAAAGAAATCCTTCTGAAACTGTAGTTACATTCATTTCACTTCTCCTTTGTGCAACAGTAGCTTCCTTATCATAAAAGAAGCTGAAAATATCAGAGTACCTTACCTTCCAAAAAAACATATACAAGGTCTTACACGCTTAGATGGTAGGGAATTATAAGGACATCATTTAGGTAGGTAGAGAACGCTAATCTTTATTTTTACCACTCTATCTTTAATTATGgtggctatttttttttttttttttaataaccgtggtgtccgggccagcttgcgcgcacctcgactaattccacgggatacctgccacctcccaccagcaacatgtatcaggtaactctatccaccaaggcttggatagataggaagaaatcacctagtatttacctccgctgggatttgaacctgagacctcatggttctcacccacttcattgaccactaggccacaacCCTTGGGTGGTTATGGTGGCTAATTTCTTCTCCACCTTTTCTATAATCCCTTGCCAAACTATAATATGTAGTCCAATGTTGCCTCAAAACACCAAGACCACTCTCAAGTATCTTAATTAAACCTCATTTGCATCACCCATTACTAATGTATTGTCAGCATACAGTGTATGGGATATTTCAAGTGCATGATTTCCTCCTCCGTTTACTTTGAAGCCATTGATATGATCTTAGCTATACAGAACAAATTAATTAGTGCAACATCTAACTAAAAGCTTCCATTACCAAAATAAACAAGTGTAGGACATGAAACTAAGTCACGATCAACTAAAACAACAATGAATTCGTCCAAACTTGGGATTGGAGTGGTAGACCAACGTCAAGCAAAGAGGGCCAAGAACACAAACGCATAACATGACTAAACTTATTCAAGAGTACACGAGACTATTTGAGCTACATTCATAACTCAGTGAAAAAACAATACGGGACGGACCATCAGTATCCTCCAGATTAGATTTATATGCATACAAGTATAAAAaccagaagaaaaaaaaaacgatTTAAGAGATCAATGCTAGTTAAAGCCTCAAAACGGCAAGGCTATATATTAAGAGGTACTACCTCTGAAAAATCAAAACTGGTATTCGTATTCTTGCTTACAATTGGTACATATATACATTTCCTCAACaggaaaagaaaaacagaagACAGTAGTGCTAAAAAATACAGTGTCTCTTTGTAAATGCAGCTAGCGCACCCAATCTCAGGCTGTAGTTGTGCTGCTGGATTGATGTTCAGTTAACCACTTCCAGACTCTAACCTGACCTGATTCATCACAGGTAAAAAGTAAACCACCAGGACCAATCTCAATGCGCCGGACAGCCTGCTTAGAGAATATTCTCCCCCTCTCCGAAAAGGAAGGCAAATCATAGATGCGTCACTGCAAGAGCACAGCAACACAGGCTTTGCTTCTGAATCATGCACACCACATAGAGTCAGCACACCACTTTCCTCTTGATGAGTATATGTAACCTCCAAATTCCTGCTCTCGTTAGCAACCCAAACCTTTATTGTTTTGTCCAATGAACATGATAAAAACAAAGTCttcccaacaaagaatagacataacTGTACTTGTATGATCTGTCAATACTTGTAGGCACTGAAACGTTTCAAGGTTCCATACTCTTATTGACTTGTCCATGGAACCCGAATACAATC contains:
- the LOC104095977 gene encoding endoglucanase 25-like; this encodes MYGRDPWGGPLEIHATDSATDDDRSRNLGDFDRAALSRNLDETQQSWLLGPTEQKKKKYVDLGCIIVSRKIFKWTVGCILAAALLAGFITMIVKLAPRHKHHNPPPDNYTVALHKALMFFNAQKSGKLPKHNNVSWRGNSCLQDGKSDDSTMFKNLVGGYYDAGDAIKFNFPQSFALTMLSWSVIEYSAKYEAAGELTHVKDIIKWGTDYLLKTFNSSADTIDRIAAQVGKGDTSGGSTDPNDHYCWVRPEDIDYDRPVTECHGCSDLAAEMAAALASASIVFKDNKAYSQKLAHGAKTLFKFSRDQRGRYSVGNEAETFYNSTGYWDEFIWGAAWLYYATGNSSYLQLATTPGLAKHAGAFWGGPDYGVLSWDNKLTGAQVLLSRMRLFLSPGYPYEEILKTFHNQTSIIMCSYLPIFTSFNRTKGGLIQLNHGRPQPLQYVVNAAFLATLFSDYLEAADTPGWYCGPNFYSTDVLRRFAETQIDYILGKNPRKMSYVVGFGNHYPKRVHHRGASIPKNKVKYNCKGGWKWRDSSKANPNIIVGAMVAGPDKHDGFHDVRSNYNYTEPTLAGNAGLVAALVALSGDRDVGVDKNTIFSAVPPMFPTPPPPPAPWKP